The Mytilus trossulus isolate FHL-02 chromosome 3, PNRI_Mtr1.1.1.hap1, whole genome shotgun sequence genome contains a region encoding:
- the LOC134709678 gene encoding uncharacterized protein LOC134709678, producing MISVLTLMLCVNIREIVSGENNTFPPPCEPYNGTRRDNRFIGCYEAPTYNGADSQTLLISNTTREMCTQKCLEDGKPFSGVEGDDICRCSDSIEMLEAYDLVIRTSNYVPKCDDHRTSSLYHSDYVLNVTLCGYPGFEIMRSCAGLTETSQCIQFCRNFTAFVMMHDDDMMACACSNEDMESLTMPATNDFNRACSQKAIGACFTFHGCYSPFPNHTIGFVSANLTTEYCVEYCLYIGRDFAGIEHGNYCRCDTNFTLFGDHGFEHPLPSGCEGTTSATLHFKGGHIIHNVNACGNNTSMTCDGVDVITNCSDHCQKFSSKDPVPASIQTPGKDICGCSEDEKIPEEIVPTQDTENCTHLIMKFYQFTRWYLRNTETSAGTTFSNIFTTFTEEITESTTTKTEEETTLSSETTQDSHFTTIAIEYGTEIITESTEHFSNSSFSTVDNVLRSTELQQQESSSAEPVCHCPCSSVSSKWDFLNGLNLTKKELEVYLKEELANLRGNLTIDRKGTSAFKNTKISASDSRPSSAAVGALGIILLTVIFGLIIISDILSFFRSRSWTPGRKEP from the exons ATGATTTCTGTTTTAACGTTAATGCTTTGTGTTAACATTAGAGAAATTGTCAGTGGTGAAAATAATACCTTTCCACCACCTTGTGAACCTTACAATGGAACCCGTAGAG ATAATAGGTTTATTGGCTGTTATGAAGCACCTACATATAATGGAGCAGATAGCCAGACACTGTTGATAAGTAATACGACAAGAGAGATGTGTACACAGAAATGTCTGGAGGATGGAAAACCTTTCTCTGGAGTTGAG GGAGACGACATATGTAGATGTAGTGATTCTATTGAAATGTTGGAGGCATATGATCTGGTGATAAGAACATCGAATTATGTACCAAAATGTGATGATCACAGAACGTCGTCTTTGTATCATTCAG ATTATGTTTTGAATGTGACCCTCTGTGGGTATCCAGGATTTGAAATAATGCGGTCTTGTGCCGGTCTAACTGAGACCAGTCAGTGTATACAGTTCTGTCGAAATTTCACAGCCTTTGTTATGATGCATGATGATGATATG ATGGCATGTGCCTGTTCAAATGAAGACATGGAAAGTCTCACAATGCCAGCAACTAACGACTTTAATCGAGCCTGCTCTCAAAAAGCAATCGGAGCAT GTTTTACCTTTCACGGATGTTACAGTCCGTTTCCTAATCATACCATTGGCTTTGTAAGCGCAAATCTAACGACTGAATACTGTGTGGAGTATTGCTTGTACATTGGTCGGGACTTTGCAGGAATAGAA CATGGTAACTATTGTCGATGTGATACGAATTTTACATTATTCGGAGACCATGGTTTCGAACACCCATTGCCATCAGGATGTGAAGGTACAACAAGTGCAACATTACATTTTAAAG GTGGCCATATAATTCATAATGTCAACGCTTGTGGAAATAATACTTCAATGACGTGCGATGGTGTTGATGTAATAACAAACTGTTCAGATCATTGTCAAAAGTTTAGTAGCAAGGACCCGGTTCCTGCATCGATTCAAACG CCAGGAAAAGACATATGTGGCTGTTCAGAAGATGAAAAAATTCCTGAAGAAATTGTTCCAACTCAAGATACAGAAAATTGCACACACCtaataatgaaatttt ATCAATTCACAAGATGGTACTTGCGTAACACCGAAACCAGCGCAGGaacaacattttccaatatTTTCACCACTTTTACTGAAGAGATAACTGAAtcgacaacaacaaaaacagagGAAGAAACGACGttatcctctgaaactacacAAGACAGTCATTTTACTACAATAGCCATTGAATATGGTACTGAAATAATAACGGAATCAACTGAACATTTTTCTAACTCGAGCTTTTCTACCGTGGATAACGTTCTGAGATCAACCGAGTTGCAACAACAGGAGAGTTCAAGTGCAGAACCTGTTTGTCATTGTCCTTGTTCCTCGGTGTCTTCTAAATGGGATTTTCTTAACGGTTTAAATCTGACTAAGAAAGAACTCGAAGTTTACTTGAAAGAGGAACTAGCTAACCTACGAGGAAATTTAACAATTGATCGAAAAGGCACCTCCGCTTTTAAGAACACTAAGATATCTGCATCAGACAGTCGTCCATCATCGGCTGCTGTAGGTGCACTTGGTATAATACTCTTAACGGTTATCTTCGGTCTTATCATAATATCTGATATTTTGTCCTTCTTCAGAAGTCGATCATGGACCCCTGGTAGAAAGGAGCCTTAA